One genomic window of Prochlorococcus sp. MIT 0801 includes the following:
- the accB gene encoding acetyl-CoA carboxylase biotin carboxyl carrier protein has product MTMNLDHEELHRLLATLAESDIQEFRLEGEDFCLEVKRNLGTSSDSITSNRKITSEDIDPPLTPTQSKIDASPVQSTPPPSVPGSRSDLVEVTAPMVGTFYRAPGPEEPPFVEIGSRITVGQAVCILEAMKLMNELESEVSGEVIEILVENGTPVEFGQVLMRLKPV; this is encoded by the coding sequence ATGACTATGAATCTTGATCACGAAGAGCTTCATCGCTTATTGGCAACTTTAGCTGAGAGTGATATTCAAGAGTTTCGACTTGAGGGAGAAGACTTTTGCTTGGAAGTTAAACGTAATCTTGGGACTTCTTCAGATTCAATAACTTCCAATAGGAAAATCACTTCAGAAGACATTGATCCACCACTAACCCCAACTCAATCTAAAATTGATGCTTCTCCTGTACAAAGCACCCCCCCTCCTTCCGTTCCAGGATCACGCTCTGATTTAGTTGAAGTTACAGCTCCTATGGTTGGGACCTTTTATCGAGCACCAGGCCCTGAAGAGCCCCCTTTCGTGGAGATTGGGTCCAGAATTACTGTAGGTCAAGCTGTTTGTATTCTTGAGGCAATGAAATTAATGAACGAATTAGAATCAGAGGTAAGCGGTGAAGTTATTGAAATTCTTGTAGAGAACGGAACACCAGTCGAGTTTGGTCAAGTTTTAATGAGATTAAAACCTGTGTAA